A DNA window from Candidatus Peregrinibacteria bacterium contains the following coding sequences:
- a CDS encoding thioredoxin family protein, whose protein sequence is MVLLESEMVALGSGAHDFSLMGIDEVEHPLSDWADKEVLVMVFMCNHCPYVQAVWDRLNKLQSRFEGRGVQLIGVNPNAANPNYPDDSFEEMKKAPKLFGMNFPYLIDEDQSVSRAYRAVCTPDIFVYDKERKLVYRGRIDDNWQDAGAAQSNELADSLEAILSGEEVSNEQKPAMGCSIKWTSTW, encoded by the coding sequence ATGGTTCTACTTGAATCTGAAATGGTTGCACTTGGGAGTGGTGCTCACGATTTTTCCTTAATGGGAATTGATGAGGTGGAGCACCCTCTTAGTGATTGGGCCGATAAAGAAGTTTTGGTCATGGTTTTTATGTGTAATCATTGCCCTTATGTGCAGGCGGTTTGGGATAGATTAAATAAGCTTCAGAGTCGTTTTGAGGGTAGAGGCGTTCAGTTGATTGGGGTAAATCCGAATGCAGCGAATCCGAATTATCCTGATGATAGTTTTGAAGAAATGAAGAAAGCGCCGAAGCTTTTTGGCATGAATTTCCCTTATTTGATAGACGAAGATCAGAGTGTTTCTAGAGCTTATCGAGCCGTTTGTACTCCTGACATTTTTGTTTATGATAAAGAGAGGAAATTAGTTTATCGTGGAAGAATTGATGATAATTGGCAGGACGCAGGGGCTGCTCAAAGCAATGAATTGGCTGATTCCTTGGAGGCAATATTAAGTGGCGAGGAGGTATCAAATGAGCAAAAGCCGGCAATGGGTTGTAGTATTAAGTGGACATCGACATGGTAA
- a CDS encoding NUDIX domain-containing protein — protein sequence MSKFKFCPMCGGDMAFKMPEFDHIERNTCRKCAYIDYNNSKPAASALILNDEGKVLLVKRAWHPYLGLWDVPGGFVEGGEHPEDGCRREALEELGVNIEIDGLFDIQMDVYSDGNEESAAQVSGYGVHVMSIYYKAHIVSGELTPTDEIAGYEWFSLEEVYGMISQVAFKANQKVLRKLIT from the coding sequence ATGTCTAAGTTTAAATTTTGTCCGATGTGTGGTGGAGATATGGCGTTTAAGATGCCGGAGTTCGATCATATTGAGAGGAATACGTGCAGGAAGTGTGCGTATATTGATTATAATAATTCGAAGCCTGCGGCTTCGGCGTTGATTTTGAATGATGAAGGGAAGGTTTTACTTGTGAAGCGTGCTTGGCATCCATATTTGGGATTGTGGGATGTGCCCGGTGGATTTGTAGAAGGAGGTGAGCATCCGGAGGATGGTTGCCGACGGGAAGCCTTGGAGGAGCTCGGTGTAAATATAGAGATTGATGGTCTTTTTGATATTCAAATGGACGTGTATAGTGACGGCAATGAAGAATCTGCTGCTCAAGTTTCAGGGTATGGTGTGCATGTCATGAGTATTTATTATAAAGCGCATATTGTTTCCGGTGAACTTACCCCTACAGATGAAATTGCCGGTTATGAATGGTTTTCTCTTGAAGAAGTATATGGTATGATTTCGCAAGTCGCATTTAAGGCGAATCAAAAAGTTCTTAGAAAATTAATTACTTAA